The DNA segment ACCTTCAGGAGGAGAGTAGTTCTGGCACACAACGAAggcctctacacacacacacacacacacacacacacacacagacacacagacacagacacacacacacacacacacacacagacacacacacacacagacacacacacacacacacacacacacacacacacagacacacacacacacagacacacagacacacagacacacacacacacacacagacacagacaaacacacacacacacacacacacacacactttaatcgTTTGTCAGGATTATTTAGCAAAGTATTCTGTGCACAAAAGTCTCAGGTGTAAATACAATAACTTCATGAGCTGGGGGCGTGTCATCAGTCATTagtgaggggggagggggggattaCCGATACTGGAGTTCCTGCTGCTGCGAGGCTTGGAGCAGGTCACACCACTGAAGAAGATCTTCAGCTGAGAGTACAGCAGAGTCACATCTTTACCTCTGAAGATCTGAGACACACAGGACGATGAGCGGACATCATCCCATTGTTTCAGTTTTGCACCATCAAAACGTCCTAACCTGCACTTCCAACCTATTTTCATTTGTCAAAATCGACGTCCTGACATTTATCCCGAGCTCCATCTGAGAGTTAGCTCGCTGCAGGTTAGGAAAGGTGTGACACGATGTCCACGGCCCAGAATGTAACTCTGCATCGAACGACTTACACAGAATGGAACGCGTTAGTGAGCTTTGCAGGTGCTGGCAGGTGGAccaggctagctgcttcccCCCGTGTCCAGtctctgtgctaagctaagctaacaggctgcaTCTTTAACTCACCTTGGCCACAAACGTCCCTCCAGGTTTCAGGACGTGAGTTGTGATGTTCAGAGCCTGAGAGACAAACAGGTGTCAGTGTGACATCACAGACCGACAGGTGAACAAACACACCTCTGTACTCACGGCCAATAGGAGCTGAGCCTGGATGTACTCGTCCACGTCATGGAGCCCGGTTACTGTGGAAACAGAGTAGTAAATAACTCTAAAAAGGGAGATGGGGgggcagacaggaagagagcgGCGTCTCACCGTCTGGAGCTCCGTCACACACCACCAGGTCGGCCGGCTGACCCTCAAAGTGACGGATGATCTCCTGAGCCGTCGACACCTGAGAGGAAGATGACACAGGTCGTGTGACGCACCACCgctcttcttcttgtgttttaCAAACTGTGACAGATTTAAGTCATTAAAAGTTATTCATCGTGGGCTCACCTTGGTGATGTCTCCCTGGATCTGAGTGACTCCTGGCAGAGGAGCCATGGCCTGCAGGTCCACCGCCACAATCTTCACCTCCTCACCCTGctcacccccctcctcctgccctctgagcagaaaaacaaaaaaattaaacagttattattaaaaaatccATTTAATATCTCTTCAGgtgtttataaaaaataatatagtCAAACCTGAGTTTCCGACTGAGCACCTGACTCCAGCTGCCCGGAGCTGCACACAGATCAACTGCTCTGTTCACAcctgagagaaaaaaacataatcaaataTTTTTTGACAAATCAGACATTTAACAAAAGACAGAAGCAGAATAAAGTCAGGGATACTGTACCAAACGAGCCCAAACCAGACACTGAACAGGCTCAGTTATGCATTGTTCAGGGGGTTGTAAAGTATGTGGGACCTGTTGGGTCTCAGTTGTCCTGCGTCTCTCACCTGTGAACAAGTTGAACTCGTGGtcgagctgcagcagcttgaATGCGCTCCTCGCTCTCCAGCCCTCCTCTTTGGCCAGACGGTAGTAAATATCCCGCTTGTCTTTGGAGGAGCGACCCatcctgacctttgacccctttgatgaacacacacagaaccagtGAAGTCAACATTTGAACTGGTTTCTCTTGTTTCAATGAAAATCACTGCAATGAAATCATGACACATGATTAAATGCGCTGctggattatttatttgtgtatattttataCCATGATTTTATTGCAATGGATGTAAGCTATGATCTCTTGTTTTTGGTCGATGCAAATAGCGTCACCTGGGTTCACTATCAGTCCTCCTCACATTGTGAACAAACTAAGAAAGGTGTTGACATTTGGTTTATTCTATGTTAGCCGAATTGAGAAGCGCTTCTTAGCGagtctaaaaatgtatttgatcatCATTTACCAAACACTCTTATCGTGCTGAAGACCGGTTAACCGCGTCTAATTAACTTTTTTAACGGAGTTTGGCTTAGAGCACACAAGAAACTGCATATTTCATGGCTGGATTAGTTTATTGTGTAACGTTAGGTCAGTCTATGTTTTTGGATTACATATATACAcgtttataataaataatacatgtaaaacaataacactaTATCTAATCTAAACATACTTTATGAACCATTAACAACTGTTTTACCTACTGTTCACGTGTTGTTCCGGTGTTGACAATGGAAGGACCCCTGCTGATAGCGCTCCCACAAGCGCCTGTTCAAAATAAAGTTGAACCTGCGGAATCCACCATCTCTGCTAGAACATTGAATATCGGTATCTATCTTTTTAGAtcgtatttatattttaatgatgTCTTGTTTTAAATTACTGGACAGaaagtcattttatttcctgtctCGTGTTTCCTGGTTCCTGTATTCTCAGCATTGGCCACAGGGTGTCGCTGCAGTTACATGAAACGgctttgtaaaaaacaaactgaaggaatttcacagaaaatataattattaattattaattaatggGTCCAAGTAAAGGGACGTTGTTATTGTTCTGTATTAAGAAGaaacacatataaaaaaatgtaaaagtaatataaatacTGCATATAGAAAAATAAGTTCATATAGGAAATGGAATTGTATTTTAAGCAACAAAAGTCCAAAATGATTTGCTGGTAACATTATTACTAGTTAGGATTAGGgttagttatatattatatatattatatattctactCAAACCCTGGATTATCTGGGAACATCCCctcatatataacatataatgtttaatataatacaGCTCCCTCTAATAGGAAGCAAACCGGTTACATTTTACAGCATGTGAGTTAATGAAGTGTTGGTTGGTGGTAAGTTGTATGTGTTTCCCTGTACCTCTACACCTGTAGGCACTGTATGGAACTACAAATGTAGTTATAATAATACCATGAAAACTGATATTACAACAAGTTACAGCATCAAACGCTCTGAATGACTCAGGTGTCTCTGCTCTGGAAAGGTGAATAACCTTTTTTATGGGTTTATTGACACAAAGATAAGAGACAAAGACCAGCCGAGACTTTTAACCAACACAACTCAATATAAATCTCACACCCAAAACAAAGGATTACCAGGGTGCAGGTTGCACTTCATGATCTGCCACCTGGTCTTCAGTCATTTTGcaaggaatatatatatatatatatatatatacatacatacatacatacacatatatatatatacacatatatatatatatatagatatatataatatatataatatatatatatattttatatatagatatatatatatataccacacatatatatatatatgtatagtatatacataatacatatatatctatacatacatctatacagacacatatagatatataacacTATCGaagaatatatgtgtgtgtatatatatatatattatatatatatatttatgtgtgtgtgtatacatatatatatatatgtataacaccccatatatatatatatatatattggtgtgtatgtataaatatatatataggtgtatgtGTTAATACGTAGCTATAGATATACAAGCAcacatacatctatatatcatataggtgtgtatgtagatatatatatctctctctatcctccagacacacatatatatatatataatatatgtatgtgtgttatgtatatatatatatgtgtgtatgtaatgtatattataatatttgtatgtatatatataatataagacaagacccacatacatatatatatatacagacacaccatctctatatatataatatgtgtgtatgtatattaatatatatatatctatatctcatctccacatacacacatatatatatatagatatatgtatgtggTTGGTATCATAATTGTGtatgtaaggggggggggggggggggtgggggggggggggggggggggggggtgttatatatattgtgtgtatgtatattaatCTATATACATACccccatacatatatatataacctacCCACCGATATATTATATcatctgtatgtgtttatgtatattatgtatgtgtgtatttatgtatatatctatccatTGTGTATGTACTTCTATATCTATCTGTGTTAtgtctgtattatatatatgtgtgtctgtctatctctacTCTATCCCTACACACCtacatctatatatcatatgtttgtctgtatatataatatatattttattctatataCATACACCATCTAtctaatatatgtatgtgtatgtatatatatagatgtttgtatgtatgtatatatatataatatgtggtatatatatattatatacacacccAATGATATATACATAccacatatatacttatatatatgtgtgtatatatatatataatagaatatgtatatatataactactacatatatatatagtacatacccacttattttatatatattatggatgtagatatatatatatatatatatataatatatgtgtatatataatatatatcatacacacataataatataccatacacacatatctataaatatatgtgtgtatatatatatatggatatatattatatatcaatatatatatacctacacacatattatatcatacatacacacatagattATAaatcatacacatatatatatatatctctatatatatatatctatctatatattatatatatatactatattatatctattatactattatctctctctctccatcctatATCTCTCTGCTTATTCAATCTATCCTGATCTctcatctctatatctctctatatctcttcctctactctctctgtctgctctctctctctctctctctctctctctctactctctctctctctttcttcatctctactctattacatatacatatatatacataaatatatatatatatacacacatatatatacacacacacacacacacaaacactggagcttctctgagcaacacaACAGCATTACAactgtgtgagtttgatcatcctttgtatgtataaactcggctccttcttgcaagaatatagattaaaactcttatttgatcTGGATCCTGACTTCGTTGTGTTATTAAGGATATTTTTCCAACATTATGGAGAACAGCTGGGAGCAGAGTTTacttcttcctgctcctcttccagcATGTAATGTGTATTAACGTTGTCTAGTTAAATTGTTTCTATGTATTTGTTGATTAAGGTTTAATGTTCATTCTATTTATTTCGTTTTTATTCTATTGtcttaatacattttatgtagaaataaaaaaatagaaaataagctTCATCTTATTgtctaattatttttaaattagattaataGAGAAAAGTAATTTTTCACACAAAAATGAATTCTCTGGTTCTACAttatgaggatttgctgctttgcccgttttgtgcagaaatgctCCGACATTCATcagatggacacaaacacaactgagATGAACATGTTGCTCTGCGTCTGTTTGCTAACGCATGAATGTTGACTTGTTTACCTCAAAGTACTCTTGGCCCACAGTCTTCCCGGTGTCTCTGGTGATTTTCGGTGTCATGTAGTCGAGGGCCAGGGAGGCGATGCCGTGGGAGGCCAGCAGCGATGCACGGTACTCCACCAACTTCCCTCCACCCCCCCAAAGGTCCAGGAGGCCGGGGAAAGGTCCCGGTCCTTCAGACGAGTCAAGACAACAGAAACAGTTCAGTTtactaataatataaatcaCAAGGACAATGATAcgatatataatgatatcacTAAGTCTGCCACGATATGATTACATTCATGGTGGATATCATATTCCCATTTAACACAATCAGTTACATTAATATCAACTTACAAAAAGCAACTTAAATACGTCCAAAGTCACAAGTGAAAACAGTCCTGTTGTGTAAGCGCTGTTTGAAGTAGGACAGAATGGTGAAACATCgggattttaaaaataaaagcgtGTCTtatcaatgttttcacttttcatcGATGATATTGGATCGTTGATCATTGAATCAATACATGGATGTTACGTTCACCTTCAGTTTCTGATCGCTGGCATTAAATTTGATGGAAACATTTTGGAGTGTTTCCTGCCTTCACTCTTGACTTGTTTATCAGTCACAACTAACTAATGCTGGTTAATGGTCGTCCATGTCACATGACTGCACCCCCTGAGCTCCCACCCAGCTGTCAACTCCCTCCAGACTCTGCTCTGGTCCTACCTGAGGGCAGGAAGAGGGTCGCAGTGAGTCCGCCCTCTGTAATCGGGATCCTACGGACGCCGGGCGCCATGTACCAGCGCTCCACCACCACAACGGCCAGCGCCACCTGATCCAGGAAGCCCTCAGTCTGGTGACCCTGGTACACCGAGATTGTGAACTCCATGGGGGTCTGGACGTTCATCTTCCTCAGCCTGAGGGATGAGGGGAAGAGTCTGATACTGATCCTGTATTGACTGGTATCATCTGAACAGCCCGACTCTTGTTCGCCTACCTGAGCGAAGGTTTGCTGCCTGGAACTGGTCTGAGGCTCCACAGGAGACCCATCTGTTCAACCCCAGAATATGTTCCACCCCCAGACTGGGATCCTCTACAACTGTAAAGTAAAAGGTTGTTCATTTCTTTCCAAACAAATTCcacacttttataaaaaaatgtggTTTGCTGCTAATCCCAAACTTAACGATGCCAGCAAACATTTCTATATTAATTTTCGAGATCTTACCGTTCACGGTCCCGCTGGCGTTGGCAGTGTAGTGGGCGAAGGCCTCCCAGCTGTGTCCATCTTCACACTGGTGGAGGGCGTGCACGGTCAGCTGGAAACCAGGGAAGACATTCTGGACCCAAAACAGTGAACTTCTCATCCACGAGTCCTCTGCACGGCCGGACCGACAGGTTCACACAACACTGTTTCCTGTCCATCCTGCACTGAGCAGACAGGTGAAATATTAAGGACaaaaaaattacaatatttccctgtgaaatgtagtggagtagaagtgtaaagaagaaaaactaaatggaaatactcacgTCAAGTACAAGAACCTAAAGGAgttgagtacatttacttagtTACATTACACCACAGCAGATCATGAGTTTACATACAATGCATATGatcagtatataaagtatgatgcattgttatagattacAGTACCC comes from the Cottoperca gobio unplaced genomic scaffold, fCotGob3.1 fCotGob3_290arrow_ctg1, whole genome shotgun sequence genome and includes:
- the ftsj1 gene encoding LOW QUALITY PROTEIN: tRNA (cytidine(32)/guanosine(34)-2'-O)-methyltransferase (The sequence of the model RefSeq protein was modified relative to this genomic sequence to represent the inferred CDS: deleted 1 base in 1 codon), yielding MGRSSKDKRDIYYRLAKEEGWRARSAFKLLQLDHEFNLFTGVNRAVDLCAAPGSWSQVLSRKLRGQEEGGEQGEEVKIVAVDLQAMAPLPGVTQIQGDITKVSTAQEIIRHFEGQPADLVVCDGAPDVTGLHDVDEYIQAQLLLAALNITTHVLKPGGTFVAKIFRGKDVTLLYSQLKIFFSGVTCSKPRSSRNSSIEAFVVCQNYSPPEGYVPNMSNPLLDHSYDVDFNQLEGPNRVIVPFLACGDLSAFDSDRTYPLQLDAGKRYEYTPPAQPPIAPPYQQACHLRRNNLLSREDALSNRPNTSHDETAPPAEST